One region of Sulfurisphaera ohwakuensis genomic DNA includes:
- a CDS encoding CaiB/BaiF CoA transferase family protein has protein sequence MYRVLELGSNISAPLIGEILADLGFEVIKVEPPPYGDDRRKINPEINGVSIYFASTNRGKKSVVINLKTSEGYEIFKKLVKSARILITNYRPSALKKLRIDYDTLKEINPSLIYCSITGYGPEEADKPAYDATILALSGLMDMTGEENGPPAKFATSITDIITALMGTILILSALNKGESIFINVPMIYTQFYLMLEDAYMYLNVGAIPKRMGSAHRYLVPYQAFKTADGYIFVAVFTDEQYSKLCKALGREDLEKFNTNQKRLENREYIVSELQKIFENNTKEYWVKLLSDADVPVAPVLNLAEAFQRYGNRLVYEVNGMKYIRFPFNKKETVAPRLGEHTREILLELGYSNGEINNLIKKGVIMEASKQR, from the coding sequence ATGTATAGAGTCCTTGAGCTGGGAAGTAATATATCAGCACCTTTAATTGGGGAAATATTAGCTGATTTAGGATTTGAGGTAATAAAGGTTGAGCCTCCTCCTTATGGTGATGATAGGAGGAAAATTAATCCAGAGATAAATGGAGTTAGTATTTATTTTGCCAGTACAAATAGGGGAAAGAAGAGTGTTGTAATTAATCTCAAAACAAGTGAAGGTTACGAGATTTTCAAAAAGTTGGTGAAATCTGCTAGGATATTAATTACTAATTATAGGCCTTCTGCACTTAAAAAATTAAGAATAGATTACGATACTTTGAAGGAAATTAACCCCAGCTTAATATACTGTTCAATAACAGGTTATGGACCAGAGGAGGCTGATAAGCCAGCTTATGACGCAACAATATTAGCATTGAGTGGTCTAATGGATATGACTGGAGAAGAAAATGGACCTCCGGCTAAATTTGCAACCTCAATTACGGATATAATAACTGCTTTGATGGGTACTATACTCATCCTGTCTGCCTTAAATAAAGGAGAATCAATCTTTATCAACGTGCCAATGATCTATACCCAATTTTACTTAATGCTTGAAGATGCTTATATGTACTTAAACGTTGGAGCAATACCTAAGAGGATGGGTTCTGCACACAGATACTTAGTTCCTTACCAAGCGTTTAAGACAGCTGACGGTTATATTTTCGTAGCAGTTTTCACTGATGAGCAATATTCTAAGCTATGCAAAGCTCTAGGAAGAGAGGATCTAGAGAAATTCAATACTAACCAAAAGAGACTTGAAAATAGGGAGTATATAGTAAGTGAATTGCAAAAAATATTTGAGAATAATACTAAAGAATATTGGGTAAAATTATTGAGTGATGCTGATGTACCAGTAGCTCCAGTGCTTAACTTAGCTGAAGCTTTCCAAAGGTATGGTAATAGGTTAGTTTATGAGGTTAACGGGATGAAGTATATTAGGTTCCCATTTAATAAAAAGGAAACTGTTGCTCCACGGTTAGGTGAACATACTAGGGAAATTTTACTTGAATTAGGATATAGTAACGGCGAGATAAATAATCTAATTAAAAAAGGAGTAATAATGGAAGCGAGTAAACAAAGGTAA
- a CDS encoding MaoC family dehydratase: protein MSENTEGPYFEDFKVGQKFKSKIGRTITDVDNIWFTLLTNNSNQIHFNKDYTEKYFPGEPFKGRLVVNGFLTLAIVAGMLVEQTSQNGFMLGLENVKFLNPVFAGDTIYAEAEVTEIRESKSRPGFGIVKIRTWGYNQRGEKVVEFDRVFMVRKRGASWTGEKKE, encoded by the coding sequence ATGTCAGAGAATACAGAAGGTCCTTATTTCGAGGATTTTAAAGTAGGGCAGAAATTTAAAAGTAAGATAGGAAGGACAATAACAGATGTTGATAATATTTGGTTTACTCTCTTAACTAATAATAGTAATCAAATCCATTTTAATAAGGACTATACAGAGAAATACTTCCCTGGAGAACCGTTTAAGGGGAGGTTAGTAGTAAATGGTTTTTTAACTTTAGCAATAGTTGCGGGAATGCTTGTCGAACAAACGAGTCAAAACGGTTTTATGTTAGGATTAGAAAATGTGAAATTCTTAAACCCGGTTTTCGCTGGAGATACGATCTATGCAGAAGCTGAGGTTACAGAGATTAGGGAATCTAAAAGCAGACCCGGTTTCGGAATAGTTAAAATAAGGACATGGGGATATAATCAAAGGGGAGAAAAGGTTGTGGAATTTGATAGAGTATTTATGGTTAGAAAGAGAGGGGCAAGTTGGACGGGAGAAAAGAAAGAATGA
- a CDS encoding 3-hydroxyacyl-CoA dehydrogenase/enoyl-CoA hydratase family protein yields the protein MKLEKVLVVGAGTMGHGIAELFAMAGYQVYLSDINQEILDNALSKIKWSLDKLQEKGQLKESASNIVSRIKTVVGLNESVSDADFAIEAAIEKLDLKRQIFSKLDELLPAHAILATNTSSLSISKIAEATKRPEKVVGMHFFNPPVLMQLVEVMKGEKTSDETAKITYELAKKLGKTPIMINKDVPGYVVNRILGEIISASCIILQRGIADYLTIDAVARYKLGFPMGVFELLDYTGIDVNYYVSKSLEEYGIKSPCSALFEEKVKKNELGVKSGKGFYSYPAPGKYSKPEIPKELADKLDPVLIVALGVNEASRLLRQGIVSKEDIDLGVKLGLGFPKGIFQYADELGIDNVVNAIKSLSIEEPDSLLLNMINERKLGVKSGSGFYEYGKVEERKLNTLIIRIEPPLAWIILNRPERLNALSMELIGELNKALDELENDSRVRVVILSGSGRAFSAGADITSFLTLKPIDVIRFRSLRELTNKIQFYTKPVIAAINGYALGGGLEIAMACDIRIASENSMLGQPEINLGIIPGAGGTQRLPRLVGKGRAKLLIYTGDMVSAKDAYEMGLVDLVVPTNRFEDEVRRIALKMAEKSPLSLLAAKLAIELGYEANIFSGEYLESSLFGLLFTTKDVQEGVRAFLEKRKPEFKGE from the coding sequence ATGAAATTAGAAAAAGTGTTAGTTGTAGGAGCAGGTACTATGGGACATGGTATTGCTGAACTGTTCGCTATGGCTGGATATCAAGTATATTTAAGTGATATAAATCAAGAAATTCTGGATAATGCATTAAGTAAAATTAAGTGGAGTTTAGATAAACTCCAAGAAAAAGGACAGCTAAAGGAAAGTGCTAGTAATATAGTGTCAAGGATAAAGACTGTTGTAGGGCTAAATGAGAGTGTTAGTGACGCTGATTTTGCAATTGAGGCAGCTATAGAAAAATTAGATTTAAAGAGGCAAATCTTCTCTAAACTTGATGAATTATTACCTGCTCACGCAATATTAGCTACTAATACGAGCAGTTTATCTATATCTAAAATAGCTGAAGCTACGAAAAGACCGGAAAAAGTCGTTGGGATGCATTTCTTTAATCCTCCAGTATTGATGCAATTAGTTGAAGTAATGAAGGGTGAGAAGACTAGTGATGAGACTGCAAAGATAACGTATGAGTTAGCCAAAAAACTAGGTAAAACTCCTATAATGATAAATAAGGACGTTCCAGGATATGTAGTGAACAGAATTTTAGGGGAGATAATTTCGGCGTCATGTATTATACTTCAAAGAGGTATTGCTGATTATTTAACAATTGATGCTGTAGCTAGATATAAACTAGGATTTCCAATGGGTGTTTTCGAGCTGTTAGACTACACTGGGATTGATGTTAATTATTATGTCTCTAAGTCTTTAGAGGAATATGGGATAAAATCTCCTTGTTCAGCTTTATTTGAGGAGAAGGTTAAAAAGAACGAATTAGGAGTTAAGAGCGGAAAGGGATTTTACTCATATCCTGCACCGGGTAAATATTCAAAGCCCGAAATACCTAAGGAGTTAGCTGATAAATTAGATCCGGTGTTAATTGTTGCATTAGGGGTTAATGAGGCTTCAAGACTACTAAGACAAGGTATAGTAAGCAAAGAAGATATAGATTTAGGCGTTAAATTAGGATTGGGATTTCCTAAAGGAATCTTCCAGTATGCTGATGAGTTAGGGATAGATAATGTGGTTAATGCAATTAAATCTCTTTCAATTGAAGAACCAGATAGCCTATTACTGAATATGATTAACGAGAGAAAGTTAGGTGTAAAAAGCGGATCAGGGTTTTATGAGTATGGAAAAGTTGAGGAGAGAAAGTTAAATACATTAATAATTCGTATTGAACCACCATTAGCATGGATTATATTAAACAGACCAGAGAGGCTTAACGCGTTAAGCATGGAACTAATAGGGGAATTAAATAAAGCATTAGATGAGCTAGAAAATGACAGTAGGGTAAGGGTTGTAATTTTATCCGGAAGTGGTAGGGCTTTTTCAGCTGGAGCTGATATAACATCTTTCTTGACGTTAAAGCCAATAGATGTAATAAGATTTAGAAGTTTACGTGAGTTAACTAATAAGATTCAGTTTTATACAAAACCAGTTATTGCGGCAATTAATGGTTATGCTTTAGGTGGTGGGTTAGAGATTGCTATGGCATGTGATATCAGAATTGCATCTGAAAATTCTATGCTTGGTCAACCAGAAATAAATCTTGGAATAATTCCAGGAGCTGGTGGGACTCAAAGGTTACCCAGGTTAGTAGGGAAGGGGAGAGCTAAATTACTTATCTATACTGGTGATATGGTGTCTGCGAAAGATGCATACGAAATGGGATTAGTTGATTTAGTAGTACCTACAAATAGATTTGAGGATGAGGTGAGAAGAATAGCTCTTAAAATGGCTGAGAAATCTCCGCTCTCACTGCTAGCCGCAAAATTGGCTATAGAATTAGGTTATGAGGCTAATATATTTAGTGGAGAGTATTTAGAGTCGAGTTTATTCGGACTACTGTTTACAACTAAAGATGTACAAGAGGGAGTAAGAGCTTTCTTAGAAAAGAGAAAGCCAGAATTTAAAGGAGAATAA
- a CDS encoding SDR family oxidoreductase, with product MYSLKNKVVVITGSGRGIGRALALRLTTEGALIVVNAKKRVEEMNETIKMIKDQGGEAIGVLADVSTREGCEILLKKTLEAYKVVDILVNNAGIGLFSPFINVDDKLIEKHVSTDLLSVIYCSQIFAKEIREGGEILNIASVAGIVPAYGLSIYGAMKGAVITLTKYLALELAPKIRVNAIAPGFVKTKLGESMYKFLGITEKEFAEKVTIMGKLLEAEDVAELATTILKIESLTGQTFVIDSGESLKGGLKF from the coding sequence ATGTACTCTTTAAAAAATAAAGTTGTAGTCATAACTGGTTCCGGTAGAGGAATAGGTAGGGCACTAGCATTAAGATTAACAACTGAAGGAGCCCTAATAGTGGTGAATGCTAAGAAAAGAGTTGAAGAGATGAATGAGACAATTAAAATGATTAAAGACCAAGGTGGCGAAGCAATAGGAGTATTGGCTGATGTATCAACAAGGGAAGGATGTGAAATATTACTTAAGAAGACTCTCGAAGCTTATAAGGTAGTGGATATTTTAGTAAATAATGCAGGTATTGGGTTATTTTCTCCTTTTATTAACGTTGATGATAAGCTTATTGAAAAACATGTTTCTACTGACCTTTTATCGGTAATTTACTGTTCTCAGATATTTGCTAAGGAAATAAGGGAAGGGGGTGAAATATTGAATATAGCATCAGTTGCTGGGATTGTTCCCGCTTACGGTTTATCAATTTATGGTGCTATGAAAGGTGCGGTAATTACGTTAACTAAGTATTTAGCATTAGAATTAGCACCTAAAATTAGAGTAAACGCTATTGCACCGGGGTTTGTTAAGACTAAATTGGGGGAAAGCATGTATAAGTTCTTAGGTATTACTGAAAAAGAGTTTGCTGAAAAAGTTACGATTATGGGAAAACTACTTGAAGCAGAGGATGTTGCAGAACTAGCTACTACAATTTTAAAAATAGAATCACTTACAGGCCAAACATTCGTAATAGATTCTGGTGAAAGTCTTAAAGGAGGATTAAAATTCTAA
- a CDS encoding alpha/beta hydrolase: MMIDPKIKKLLESTIQLPIGKASIEEIRSLFKQFSSLTPREEVGKIEDITIPGSETNIKARVYYPKTQGPYGILVYYHGGGFVLGDVESYDPLCRAITNSCQCVTISVDYRLAPENKFPAAVIDSFDALKWVYNNSERFGGKYGIAVGGDSAGGNLAAVVSILSKKENIKLKYQVLIYPAVSFDSVTKSFYDNGEGYFLTREHIEWFGQQYLRSPEDLLDFRFSPILADLSDLPPALIITAEHDPLRDQGEAYANKLLQSGVQVTSVRFNNVIHGFVSFFPFIEQGRDAIGLIGYVLRKTFYGK, from the coding sequence ATAATGATAGATCCAAAAATAAAAAAATTATTGGAATCAACTATTCAACTACCTATTGGAAAGGCATCGATCGAGGAAATAAGATCGCTCTTTAAACAATTTTCATCCCTTACACCAAGAGAAGAAGTAGGGAAAATAGAAGATATAACTATACCGGGTAGTGAAACAAATATAAAAGCTAGAGTTTATTACCCTAAAACACAAGGTCCTTACGGGATTTTAGTTTATTACCATGGTGGAGGATTTGTTCTCGGTGATGTTGAAAGTTATGATCCATTATGTAGAGCCATAACTAACTCTTGTCAATGTGTTACAATTTCAGTGGATTACAGACTTGCACCGGAAAACAAATTTCCAGCAGCTGTAATTGACTCATTTGATGCGTTAAAATGGGTATATAATAATTCAGAAAGATTCGGTGGAAAATACGGAATAGCTGTTGGTGGTGACAGTGCTGGTGGCAACTTAGCTGCAGTAGTTTCCATCTTATCAAAGAAAGAAAATATTAAACTAAAATATCAAGTTCTTATATACCCAGCAGTAAGCTTTGATTCAGTAACAAAGTCCTTTTACGATAATGGAGAAGGGTACTTCTTAACTAGGGAGCATATAGAGTGGTTTGGTCAACAGTATTTGCGTTCTCCGGAAGATTTACTAGACTTTAGATTCTCCCCAATATTAGCAGATTTAAGTGATTTACCTCCAGCATTAATAATAACAGCTGAGCATGACCCGTTAAGGGATCAAGGAGAGGCTTATGCTAACAAACTTCTACAATCTGGTGTGCAAGTTACGAGCGTTAGATTTAATAATGTAATTCACGGGTTCGTTTCATTCTTTCCGTTCATTGAACAAGGTAGAGATGCTATAGGATTAATAGGATATGTATTAAGAAAAACGTTTTACGGAAAATAG
- a CDS encoding TetR/AcrR family transcriptional regulator gives MRIPKTRKGIETVEKILEASIEVIEEKGFMNTSVSDITKRANVAYGVFYYYFNNKYELFDELMRKANREMRYYLKIKTENIQSRIEKEKVGIREFLKWIRENKDYYKLFIEAHVHRPNMLIWHYTKLAERYSIGLSEAMRRGEIINVDPEVLSYVLIGISEILGKRYVVWNNDEIPNHVITEANKIIENLLKPK, from the coding sequence ATGAGAATACCCAAGACAAGAAAAGGGATTGAAACGGTAGAAAAAATCTTAGAAGCTTCAATAGAAGTAATTGAAGAGAAAGGATTTATGAACACATCTGTATCTGACATTACAAAAAGAGCTAATGTAGCTTATGGCGTATTTTACTACTATTTTAATAATAAATATGAACTCTTTGATGAACTAATGAGAAAAGCTAATAGGGAAATGAGATATTACTTGAAGATAAAAACAGAAAACATTCAAAGCAGAATAGAAAAAGAAAAGGTAGGGATTAGGGAATTTTTAAAGTGGATAAGGGAAAACAAAGACTATTACAAGTTGTTTATTGAGGCTCATGTTCATAGGCCAAATATGTTAATTTGGCATTATACTAAATTAGCGGAAAGGTACTCTATTGGATTAAGTGAAGCCATGAGGAGAGGAGAGATAATTAACGTAGATCCTGAGGTTCTTTCGTATGTGTTAATTGGGATTAGTGAGATATTAGGAAAGAGATATGTAGTTTGGAATAATGATGAAATACCCAATCACGTCATAACTGAAGCTAATAAGATAATAGAAAATTTACTTAAACCTAAGTAA
- a CDS encoding SRPBCC domain-containing protein encodes MSIQGGFRTSKDVKKFFENYQNFISCIPNVKDINDKRFKLDAQVGGFSVTADGELVTFKQSGDTYEYEIKINGPGAIINIKTVYKLQNNEISWTSHYNYEGFAVSMVGSLLDTTIQNMIKATNECIRSKLE; translated from the coding sequence ATGTCTATTCAAGGAGGTTTTCGCACAAGTAAAGATGTTAAGAAGTTTTTTGAAAATTATCAAAATTTTATAAGTTGTATACCAAATGTAAAAGATATTAATGATAAGAGATTTAAGTTAGATGCCCAAGTTGGAGGGTTTAGCGTAACGGCTGATGGCGAATTAGTAACATTTAAGCAAAGTGGAGATACTTATGAATACGAAATAAAAATAAACGGTCCTGGAGCTATAATTAATATAAAAACTGTATATAAATTACAAAATAACGAGATTTCATGGACTTCTCACTATAATTATGAGGGTTTCGCTGTATCTATGGTAGGATCATTATTAGATACTACAATACAGAATATGATAAAAGCAACAAACGAATGTATACGATCAAAATTAGAGTAA